Below is a genomic region from Fervidobacterium sp..
AGAGTTTTTGAAGATAATAAAGAGCAAGGGTTTGTAGTCTATAAAGAGAGTACGGTAAAAAATAAGATAGATATAGCAATAATCCTTGATGTTACAGGTAGTATGTCTCCATCAATTCAAGGAGCCAAGAACAGCATAATAGCATTCTCACAGGCTCTTAAAGATAGTGGTCTAGATGTTAGAATAGGTGTTGTACCTTTCGATGATTACGTAAATCCACCGAGTGATATCGAAATAGAATTCCCGTATCTTGATCTTTCCTCTCCAGACAAAGCTAAAGACTATGTTTCGGAGCTTTATGCTGGATTCGGGGGTGATACTCCTGAAAATCCATACGATGCTATTATGTTTGCAGCTACTGCTCTTGAATGGAGAGTGGGTTCGCAAAAATCGATGATTATTATCACTGATGCGCCCGCTCATTACAAAGGTGATGGAACTTCGTTTGCACATTTTACTAAATCAGAGCTGTTACCTTATCTTGTTGGGTATTTTACGATTCACGGTGCTTTTGTACCGGGTTCCTTTTATTCAACATCTGCCTCAAGTTTTTCTGCCGAGAATGATCCAAGAGAGATTTGTCAAAAAACAGGAGGGGTTATAACTTATACAGATTCTTATGGAAATGTTGATTTAACTGCTCTCGGAATTGTGGAATATGTTGAGTCTTCCTGGATAGTTGCATTTGAAAGCGATTCTTCAGCTCCATCCCATACTATAGAAGTATTTTTCGAGGCTGGAACCACAAAGAAATATACTAAATTAGAAAATGTTACTTACTAAAAACTGAAAACCAAAAGGCCCCCATATTATTGGGGGCTTTCCATTTTGTCTGCTATGACAAAATCATCCAAATATCGCGTATTCTATATCCTTTTTTTCGATTTCTTTCCATTCTCCTTTTTCAAGACCGTGGAGAGTTAAATTTCCAATTCTGATTCTTGTAATCTTTTCCCACGAGCTCAAACCAAGTGCGGCACACATACGTTTTATTTGGTGATACTTACCTTCAACGATGACAATTGAGACAGTTCTTTCGTCCACTTGCTCTATTTTCCCAGGTAACGTTTTTATTCCAGGTTGTATATACAGACCTTCTTGTATCGTATTTTTCATATGTTCAGTCACTGTTATCTGATTTTGAAATTGTATTATATATTCTTTTTCCACATGGCTTTTCGGTGAAATTACTTTATGTGTAAATTCCCCGTCATTTGTTAATATAAGTAATCCTTCAACGTCTTTATCGAGCCTACCGGCTATGTGTAGTTCTTTGATATAAGGATGAACTACTAGATTCATTACAGTTGGTTCTCTCTCTGATGTTGTTGAAACAAAACCAGCAGGTTTATACAGTATGATGTAAACATTGCGGTGTGGAGCTATTTTTTCTCCATCGAACGTTACAACATCGGATGACATTATGTGATACGAAGGATCCGTTATCACTTTTCCATTAACTCTGACTCTTTCTTGCTTTATGTATTTTTTGACCTCGCTTCGTGTTCCAACATGTGCGTTAGACAAAAATTTGTCAAGTCTTGTCTTATCCATTTTCGTTTCCTCTCGGTGGCTCGCACAAATCATGTACGAGAATTTTAGAAATTTCAATTGGCATTCTTAATTGCTTCAATGATTTTTATAACTTCAACGTTTTCTTTTACATCATGTACTCTTACGATATTCACGTTTTTCATTGCGCAGTAAGCAGTTATCGCGAGCGTACCATTCAACCTTTCCTCAGTCGGTAAGTTAAGAATCGCACCTATCATTGATTTTCTGCTTGCA
It encodes:
- a CDS encoding VWA domain-containing protein, yielding MKKSIILCIIFVTTILILYSCSNIPTAPSTIPKDPAGTTKPNVSSYSTIGIYAVVDKQPTLLPIAVPDYVKLRVSVPGFESLSPSNFRVFEDNKEQGFVVYKESTVKNKIDIAIILDVTGSMSPSIQGAKNSIIAFSQALKDSGLDVRIGVVPFDDYVNPPSDIEIEFPYLDLSSPDKAKDYVSELYAGFGGDTPENPYDAIMFAATALEWRVGSQKSMIIITDAPAHYKGDGTSFAHFTKSELLPYLVGYFTIHGAFVPGSFYSTSASSFSAENDPREICQKTGGVITYTDSYGNVDLTALGIVEYVESSWIVAFESDSSAPSHTIEVFFEAGTTKKYTKLENVTY
- a CDS encoding rRNA pseudouridine synthase, producing the protein MDKTRLDKFLSNAHVGTRSEVKKYIKQERVRVNGKVITDPSYHIMSSDVVTFDGEKIAPHRNVYIILYKPAGFVSTTSEREPTVMNLVVHPYIKELHIAGRLDKDVEGLLILTNDGEFTHKVISPKSHVEKEYIIQFQNQITVTEHMKNTIQEGLYIQPGIKTLPGKIEQVDERTVSIVIVEGKYHQIKRMCAALGLSSWEKITRIRIGNLTLHGLEKGEWKEIEKKDIEYAIFG